A part of Rattus rattus isolate New Zealand chromosome 6, Rrattus_CSIRO_v1, whole genome shotgun sequence genomic DNA contains:
- the LOC116903567 gene encoding N-acetyltransferase 8 — translation MASFHIRQFQERDYEQVVDMFSRGMKEHIPTAFCHLLLLPRTLLLLLGVPLALVLVSGSWLLAVVCIFFLLPFLWFLAGQPWKNYVSKCLHTDMADITKSYLSDRGSGFWVAESRGQIVGTVGALPVKDPPSGRKQLQLFRLSVSSQHRGQGIAKALVRTVLQFARDQGYTDVVLETGLLQQGAVTLYYSMGFQKTGESFMDILTWFVDVSLIHFIYPLPSA, via the coding sequence ATGGCTTCTTTTCACATCCGCCAGTTCCAGGAGAGGGACTACGAACAGGTCGTGGATATGTTCTCCAGGGGAATGAAGGAGCACATCCCCACTGCCTTCTGCCACTTGCTGCTGCTGCCCCGAACCCTCCTACTCTTACTTGGGGTGCCCCTTGCCCTGGTCCTGGTGTCTGGCTCCTGGCTGCTGGCTGTTGTATGCATCTTCTTTCTGCTCCCATTTTTGTGGTTCCTTGCTGGACAGCCCTGGAAGAATTATGTGTCCAAATGCTTACACACAGACATGGCTGACATCACCAAGTCTTATCTGAGTGATCGTGGCTCAGGTTTCTGGGTGGCTGAGTCTCGGGGGCAGATAGTGGGCACAGTGGGTGCTCTGCCAGTCAAGGATCCTCCATCAGGGAGGAAGCAGCTGCAGCTCTTCCGCCTGTCTGTATCCTCACAGCATCGAGGACAGGGGATAGCGAAAGCACTGGTCAGAACTGTGCTCCAGTTTGCACGGGACCAAGGCTACACTGATGTTGTCCTTGAGACTGGCCTTTTGCAGCAAGGTGCTGTGACCCTCTACTACAGCATGGGCTTCCAGAAGACAGGCGAATCCTTCATGGACATACTCACATGGTTTGTGGATGTTTCTCTTATTCATTTCATATACCCGCTCCCTTccgcctga